The following coding sequences are from one Diachasmimorpha longicaudata isolate KC_UGA_2023 chromosome 6, iyDiaLong2, whole genome shotgun sequence window:
- the LOC135163571 gene encoding very long-chain specific acyl-CoA dehydrogenase, mitochondrial: protein MITGASKIVVQIPRNFNKFVSLNSRCLATQAAAKVKESDVKQLKKESQSFTMNIFRGDAQVSQLFPFPKPLTQEQSDTLQMLIDPIEKFFENVNDPVKNDTTSNLDEKTKQALWDVGAFGIQVPEEYGGLGLNNTQYGRLVEIVGKHDLGVGIMLGSHQSIGFKGILLYGTPEQKAKYLPRVTGGEYAAFALTEPSCGSDASAVKCRAIKSKDGSHYVLNGSKIWISNGGIANIYTVFAQVPVKDPVTGETKDKVTAFIVERGFGGLTNGPPEDKMGIKCSNTTEVFFEDVKIPAENVLGGEGQGFKVAMNILNNGRFGMSAALSGTMQTCIKKAIEFANNRVQFGKTLKEFGSIQEKIARMTMLQYVDQSLCYMVAGNMDTGSQDYHLEAAISKIFASEAAWWVCDESIQIMGGMGYMKHTGLEKIMRDLRIFRIFEGTNDILRLFISLTGIQYGGAHLQELQKGLKNPAANLGLIFGEVSKRATKAVGLGSAPNFSHLVHPKLQDSANLLGKSIENYGQSVEAALFKYGKRIVDEQCLLNKFAQAAIDTYTSAVVLSRATKSAEEGRPTAEHEILMAQVWCSEAAYRIADNLKVAKSDIFLTNVTRFKHLSENICEAGGIITTTPLGF, encoded by the exons ATGTCTCGCAACGCAGGCAGCTGCAAAAGTGAAGGAGAGCGATgtgaaacaattaaaaaaagagTCTCAGTCCTTCACTATGAATATATTCAGGGGTGATGCTCAAGTCAGCCAATTATTTCCCTTTCCAAAACCACTGACTCAAGAACAAAGTGACACTCTACAAATGTTGATCGATCCCATTGAGAAGTTTTTCGAA AACGTAAACGATCCCGTTAAAAACGACACAACATCCAACTTAGACGAGAAAACCAAACAAGCTCTCTGGGATGTCGGAGCCTTTGGAATCCAAGTTCCAGAGGAATACGGAGGCCTCGGTCTAAACAACACGCAGTACGGCCGACTCGTCGAGATCGTTGGCAAGCATGACTTGGGGGTAGGAATCATGTTGGGCTCCCATCAGAGCATCGGTTTTAAGGGCATCCTCTTGTACGGTACCCCCGAGCAAAAGGCCAAGTATCTGCCGCGAGTCACAGGCGGTGAATATGCAGCCTTCGCCCTCACGGAGCCCAGCTGTGGATCAGACGCTAGCGCTGTTAAATGTCGAGCGATCAAGTCCAAGGATGGTTCCCACTATGTTCTCAATGGTAGCAAAATATGGATCTCCAACGGTGGCATAGCTAATATCTACACTGTGTTTGCACAAGTACCAGTGAAGGATCCTGTCACTGGTGAAACTAAGGACAAGGTAACAGCCTTCATCGTGGAAAGGGGCTTTGGGGGACTTACCAATGGCCCGCCTGAGGACAAAATGGGCATCAAGTGCAGTAACACAACTGAAGTTTTCTTCGAGGACGTGAAAATCCCAGCGGAGAATGTACTAGGCGGTGAGGGACAGGGTTTCAAGGTCGCCATGAACATTCTCAACAATGGAAGATTTGGAATGAGTGCAGCTCTCTCTGGCACGATGCAGACATGCATTAAGAAGGCGATTGAGTTTGCCAACAACAGGGTCCAGTTTGGAAAGACATTGAAAGAGTTCGGAAGTATTCAAGAGAAGATTGCAAGGATGACGATGCTGCAGTATGTTGATCAATCCCTGTGTTACATGGTTGCCGGCAACATGGATACAGGGAGTCAGGATTATCACCTGGAGGCCGCTATTTCCAAGATATTTGCCTCCGAGGCTGCATGGTGGGTGTGCGATGAGTCCATTCAGATAATGGGAGGAATGGGATACATGAAGCATACTGGCTTGGAGAAAATCATGAGGGATCTGAGGATCTTCAGGATTTTCGAGGGTACTAACGACATTCTGAGACTGTTCATTTCGTTGACTGGCATTCAGTATGGTGGAGCCCATCTGCAGGAACTCCAGAAAGGTTTGAAGAATCCAGCAGCGAATTTGGGACTGATCTTCGGAGAGGTTTCCAAGAGAGCTACCAAAGCTGTCGGTCTCGGTTCCGCTCCAAATTTCTCGCACTTGGTACATCCCAAGCTCCAGGATAGCGCCAATCTCCTGGGAaagagtattgaaaattatggGCAGAGCGTCGAGGCTGCACTGTTCAAGTACGGAAAGAGAATTGTTGACGAGCAGTGTCTTCTCAACAAATTCGCACAGGCTGCCATTGACACTTACACGTCTGCGGTAGTGTTGAGTCGAGCTACCAAGTCAGCCGAAGAAGGACGTCCCACTGCTGAGCATGAGATACTCATGGCGCAGGTATGGTGTTCCGAGGCTGCCTACAGGATTGCTGATAACCTCAAGGTCGCCAAGTCCGATATATTTTTGACAAACGTCACTAGATTCAAGCACCTTTCCGAGAATATTTGCGAAGCCGGTGGCATTATTACGACAACTCCACTTGGATTTTGA